A region from the Oceanidesulfovibrio marinus genome encodes:
- the ychF gene encoding redox-regulated ATPase YchF yields MALDIGIVGLPNVGKSTLFNALTKAQNAEAANYPFCTIEPNKAVVPVPDARVDALVTLVKPAKVIYATVNFVDIAGLVRGASKGEGLGNKFLANIRESHAILHVVRCFEDGDVAHVDGSVDPIRDIETIETELLLADLQAVENRLERTRKQRGDKKAAAIADQLEKLRDHIAGGDPAATYEPPNDDMVRQLKELSLLSAKPMIYCANVDEAGLTEEPELVTRVREYAEARGAEVVRICARMEEELLGLSEEEQAEYLTEYGVTAGGLEQVIRTGYKTLGLISFLTAGPKEVRAWTVTRGAKAPQAAGVIHTDFERGFIRAEVISFDDYVQYGSEAACRSAGVLRVEGKEYVVQDGDVVHFLFNV; encoded by the coding sequence ATGGCTCTCGATATCGGCATCGTCGGACTGCCCAACGTGGGCAAATCCACCCTGTTCAACGCGCTGACCAAGGCCCAGAACGCCGAGGCCGCCAACTACCCCTTCTGCACCATCGAGCCCAACAAGGCCGTGGTCCCCGTGCCAGACGCGCGGGTGGACGCCCTGGTTACGCTCGTCAAGCCGGCCAAGGTCATCTACGCCACGGTGAACTTCGTGGACATCGCCGGCCTGGTGCGCGGCGCCTCCAAGGGCGAGGGCCTGGGCAACAAGTTCCTGGCCAACATCCGGGAATCCCACGCCATCCTCCACGTGGTGCGCTGCTTCGAGGACGGCGACGTGGCCCACGTGGACGGCTCCGTGGACCCCATCCGCGACATCGAGACCATTGAGACCGAGCTGCTGCTGGCCGACCTCCAGGCCGTGGAGAACCGCCTGGAGCGCACCCGCAAGCAGCGCGGCGACAAGAAGGCCGCGGCCATTGCCGACCAGCTTGAAAAGCTGCGCGACCACATTGCCGGCGGCGACCCCGCCGCCACCTACGAGCCGCCCAACGACGACATGGTCAGGCAGCTCAAGGAGCTCTCCCTGCTCTCGGCCAAACCCATGATCTACTGCGCCAACGTGGACGAGGCCGGCCTGACCGAAGAGCCGGAGCTGGTCACCCGCGTGCGCGAGTACGCCGAGGCGCGCGGCGCCGAGGTCGTGCGCATCTGCGCGCGCATGGAAGAAGAGCTGCTGGGCCTCTCCGAAGAAGAGCAGGCCGAGTACCTGACCGAGTACGGCGTCACTGCCGGCGGTCTGGAGCAGGTCATCCGCACCGGCTACAAGACCCTCGGTCTCATCAGCTTCCTCACCGCCGGCCCCAAAGAGGTGCGCGCCTGGACCGTGACCCGCGGCGCCAAAGCGCCCCAGGCCGCCGGCGTCATCCACACCGACTTCGAACGCGGCTTTATCCGCGCCGAGGTCATCTCCTTTGACGACTACGTCCAGTACGGCTCTGAGGCCGCCTGCCGCTCGGCCGGCGTGCTGCGCGTGGAAGGCAAGGAGTACGTGGTCCAGGACGGCGACGTGGTCCACTTCCTGTTCAACGTGTAG
- a CDS encoding class I SAM-dependent DNA methyltransferase yields the protein MSGSNLELWKATYDAETQDQLNDAYKLWCTDYDRDCVQGMGYVGPMTACRMLDTYLESPESRVLDAGCGTGLVGQVLSKHGYGRVDAMDISKDMLQVAKEKDVYNKFFQADMSEPLEVLNDDTYDASICVGTFTYKHVGPEAFNELIRVTKPGGYVCFTIRDGAYQEYGYRKRMHELEADNQWELLEMAKQDYLIKEGVTAKFCVYRVGNC from the coding sequence ATGAGCGGTTCCAACCTCGAACTCTGGAAAGCGACGTACGATGCCGAAACCCAGGATCAGCTGAACGACGCCTACAAGCTCTGGTGCACGGACTATGACCGCGACTGCGTGCAGGGCATGGGCTACGTGGGCCCGATGACGGCCTGCAGGATGCTCGACACCTACCTCGAATCGCCCGAGAGCCGCGTGCTCGACGCCGGCTGCGGTACCGGCCTCGTGGGCCAGGTCCTCTCCAAACACGGCTACGGCCGGGTGGACGCCATGGACATTTCCAAGGACATGCTCCAGGTGGCCAAGGAGAAAGACGTTTACAACAAGTTTTTCCAGGCCGACATGAGCGAGCCCTTGGAGGTTCTGAACGATGACACATACGACGCCAGCATCTGCGTGGGCACGTTCACCTACAAGCACGTGGGGCCCGAGGCGTTCAACGAGCTCATCCGCGTGACCAAGCCCGGCGGCTACGTCTGCTTCACCATCCGCGACGGCGCCTACCAGGAGTACGGCTACCGCAAGCGCATGCACGAGCTGGAAGCCGACAACCAGTGGGAGCTGCTGGAGATGGCCAAGCAGGACTATCTGATCAAGGAAGGCGTCACGGCCAAGTTCTGCGTCTATCGCGTGGGCAACTGCTAG
- the pgm gene encoding phosphoglucomutase (alpha-D-glucose-1,6-bisphosphate-dependent), giving the protein MAVHPLAGKQAPESVLPNIPRLMTCFYELTPDPANPDQRVAFGTSGHRGVSSNGSFNENHIAAVTQAVCEHRAAKGINGPLFLGMDTHALSEAAMATALEVLAANGVTVMYQKDFGYTPTPVISHAILTWNRDHKDATADGIVITPSHNPPDNGGFKYNPPNGGPADTDVTKAVEERANELLEKDLAGVKRIPYARALKAETTREYDYVQPYVADLADIVDMEAIARAGLKLGADPLGGSGIGFWEPIAEHYGLDITVVNKHVDPRFAFMPLDKDGAIRMDCSSRFAMAGLLALKDQFDLAFGNDPDFDRHGIVTRTGLMNPNHFLAVAVDYLFDHRPGWSSDLKAGKTVVTSMMLDKVAAAKGRAVYETPVGFKYFVEGLGTGFLGIGCEESAGASYLRKNGAVWTTDKDGIIMDLLAAEIMAVRGKSPDIIYNELAEKFGAPLYERYEAPANREQKAAFKKLSPEMITADSLAGDPIEQILTNAPGNNEPIGGLKVATQSGWFAARPSGTEDVYKIYVESFNGERHMKQLHEEAQAIVDAAFKAAGV; this is encoded by the coding sequence ATGGCCGTCCATCCCTTGGCCGGGAAGCAGGCGCCGGAATCCGTCCTGCCCAACATCCCGCGTCTCATGACCTGTTTTTACGAGCTCACGCCCGACCCGGCGAACCCCGACCAGCGCGTTGCTTTCGGAACCTCGGGCCATCGCGGCGTGTCCTCCAACGGCTCGTTCAACGAGAACCACATCGCGGCCGTGACACAGGCCGTGTGCGAGCACCGCGCGGCCAAGGGCATCAACGGTCCGCTCTTTCTGGGCATGGACACCCACGCCCTGTCCGAGGCGGCCATGGCCACGGCCCTGGAAGTCCTGGCGGCCAACGGCGTCACGGTCATGTACCAGAAGGATTTCGGCTACACGCCAACGCCCGTCATATCCCACGCCATCCTTACCTGGAACCGCGACCACAAAGACGCCACGGCCGACGGCATCGTGATCACGCCGTCCCACAACCCGCCGGACAACGGCGGCTTCAAGTACAATCCACCGAACGGCGGCCCGGCCGACACGGACGTGACCAAGGCCGTGGAGGAGCGCGCCAACGAGCTCCTGGAGAAGGACCTCGCCGGCGTAAAGCGTATCCCTTATGCCCGCGCCCTGAAGGCCGAGACCACCCGCGAGTACGACTATGTGCAGCCGTACGTGGCCGATCTGGCGGACATCGTGGACATGGAGGCCATTGCCCGCGCCGGGCTAAAACTGGGAGCCGACCCCCTGGGCGGATCGGGCATCGGCTTCTGGGAGCCCATTGCCGAGCACTACGGCCTGGACATCACCGTGGTGAACAAACACGTGGACCCGCGCTTCGCCTTCATGCCGCTGGACAAGGACGGCGCCATCCGCATGGACTGTTCGTCGCGCTTTGCCATGGCCGGTCTGCTGGCGCTCAAGGACCAGTTCGATCTCGCCTTTGGCAACGACCCGGACTTCGACCGCCACGGCATCGTGACCCGCACCGGACTGATGAACCCGAACCATTTTCTGGCCGTGGCCGTGGATTATCTCTTCGACCACCGGCCTGGCTGGAGCTCGGACCTCAAGGCCGGCAAGACCGTGGTCACGTCCATGATGCTGGACAAGGTGGCCGCGGCCAAGGGCCGCGCCGTGTACGAAACGCCCGTGGGCTTCAAGTACTTTGTGGAAGGGCTCGGCACCGGTTTCCTTGGCATCGGCTGCGAGGAGTCGGCCGGCGCGTCATATCTGCGCAAGAACGGCGCTGTGTGGACCACGGACAAGGACGGCATCATCATGGACCTGCTCGCCGCCGAGATCATGGCCGTGCGCGGCAAGTCGCCCGACATCATCTACAACGAGCTGGCCGAGAAGTTCGGCGCGCCGCTCTACGAGCGTTACGAGGCTCCGGCCAATCGCGAGCAGAAAGCCGCCTTCAAGAAGCTCTCGCCGGAGATGATCACGGCCGACTCCCTGGCCGGCGACCCCATCGAACAAATCCTGACCAACGCGCCCGGCAACAACGAGCCCATCGGCGGCCTCAAGGTGGCGACGCAGAGCGGCTGGTTCGCGGCCCGGCCCTCCGGCACCGAAGACGTCTACAAGATCTACGTGGAAAGCTTCAACGGCGAGCGCCATATGAAACAGCTGCACGAGGAAGCCCAGGCCATCGTGGACGCCGCGTTCAAGGCGGCCGGAGTGTAA
- a CDS encoding DinB family protein encodes MHLQQPETDAILRGLQDSCTILSGFVAAIPEEALHRVRGEGFWTIAQHVAHLADVQPMGLGRLTRMLQEDTPEFIPFFPDEETNSKPAPPPPVQQSLADFQKGRQAIVDLLTGIAPADWARTAIHPEYQQYGVQIFARHILMHDHWHMYRIEELWLTRDAYLTSMGG; translated from the coding sequence ATGCATCTTCAGCAACCCGAGACCGACGCCATTCTCCGCGGCCTCCAGGACAGTTGCACCATTCTCTCTGGGTTTGTAGCCGCCATTCCGGAAGAGGCGCTCCACCGCGTGCGCGGCGAGGGATTCTGGACCATTGCCCAGCACGTTGCCCACTTGGCGGACGTCCAACCTATGGGGCTCGGGCGGCTCACCCGGATGCTCCAGGAGGACACCCCGGAGTTCATCCCCTTCTTTCCCGATGAGGAAACGAACAGCAAACCGGCGCCGCCCCCGCCTGTCCAGCAATCTCTGGCCGACTTCCAGAAAGGCAGGCAGGCCATTGTCGACCTGCTCACCGGCATAGCCCCCGCCGATTGGGCGCGCACAGCCATCCACCCGGAGTATCAGCAGTACGGCGTGCAGATCTTCGCCCGCCATATCCTGATGCACGACCATTGGCATATGTATCGAATAGAAGAACTCTGGCTCACGCGGGATGCCTATCTGACCAGCATGGGAGGCTGA
- the dnaE gene encoding DNA polymerase III subunit alpha — translation MPDFVHLHCHTEYSLLDGAIRLKDLISRAKEFGCPAAAITDHGNLYGALSFYMKAKAEGIKPILGSELYVAHHNHQDRESTEAKRRYHLVLLAQNEVGWRNLVKLVSTGYLKGFYHKPRVDKELLRQHSEGIIALSACLAGEIPRKLMNDGVEAAIPLAQEYADIFPGRFYLELQANNLPEQAELNEKVIALSRQTNLPLVATNDCHYLAASDYEAHDVLLCIQTAACVNDEKRMRFTTSDLYYKSPEEMAAHFPELPEAIANTALIAEQCDVELDLKSHHFPVYSLPEGKSLHEEFVDLCRRGLEERIAKAPYEVDRQVYDERLEKEIGVIAEMGFEGYFLIVQDFINWAKGQNIPVGPGRGSAAGSLVAWALRITNLDPIPYNLLFERFLNIERVSMPDIDVDFCERRRGEVIKYVTEKYGDDSVAQITTFGTMKAKAVVRDVGRALGMSFGETDRIAKLIPEDLKMTIDKALEQEPELKILAEEDPTIGQLIDVSRRLEGLSRHASTHAAGVVIGDKQLDHYLPLYRGKKDEVVTQFDMKMVEKVGLIKFDFLGLRTMTVVQDALELIGRQGKEVPDLDTMILDDEETYQLYSRGDTDGVFQVESSGMRKYLRMLKPSCFDDLIAMLALYRPGPLNSGMVDEFIKRKHGEVPVTYPVPQLQDTLESTYGVIVYQEQVMKIAQVVANYTLGGADLLRRAMGKKNAAAMAEERVKFVAGAAENNIGEKKANEIFDLMEKFAEYGFNKSHSAAYALISYYTAYLKTYYKAEFMAALMTSELSNQDKLLKYINACRDMGIPVVPPNVNVGRREFNVSEGEVVYGLGGVKNVGDEAINEIVREREENGPYISLLDLACRINLRKVTKRVFEHLIKAGACDCLGATRQGLLASLDQVVARAQKRAKDKESGQTSLFAMVPESEAPVTPGVGFDCPEQGMEEWEDELRSGFEKDALGFYLTAHPLLPYRRELPRLGLETLETCADKAPKQPVRTAILITSKKEYITKKGDKMAFLGIEDLTGQGEAAIFPESYRTYKEFINADKPLIIEGTVSDRSGPEEEEGPKQAKLLINSCMFLAEAAQECTEPVTFDLRAEQLTGEGLAAFKALVSRHSGPAEVNLRVHYPDACCLLKLGASYRVSPCPELEKAIQRLECRALDPCELNGRAQASASHSAEASHA, via the coding sequence ATGCCTGATTTCGTACACCTGCATTGTCATACAGAGTACTCGCTCCTGGACGGGGCGATCCGCCTCAAGGACCTCATTTCCCGCGCCAAGGAGTTCGGCTGCCCGGCCGCGGCCATCACCGACCACGGCAACCTCTACGGCGCCTTGTCCTTCTACATGAAGGCCAAAGCCGAGGGCATCAAACCCATCCTGGGCAGCGAGCTTTACGTAGCCCATCACAACCACCAGGACAGGGAAAGCACCGAGGCCAAGCGCCGCTACCACCTCGTACTTCTGGCCCAGAACGAGGTCGGCTGGCGCAACCTGGTCAAGCTGGTCAGCACCGGCTACCTTAAGGGCTTTTACCACAAGCCGCGCGTGGACAAGGAGCTCTTGCGCCAGCACAGCGAAGGCATCATCGCCCTGTCTGCCTGCCTGGCCGGCGAGATCCCGCGCAAGCTCATGAATGACGGCGTGGAAGCGGCCATCCCCCTGGCCCAGGAGTATGCCGACATTTTCCCCGGCCGGTTCTACCTGGAGCTGCAGGCCAACAACCTGCCGGAGCAGGCCGAGCTCAACGAGAAGGTCATCGCCCTGTCCAGGCAAACCAACCTGCCTCTGGTGGCCACCAACGACTGCCACTACCTGGCCGCGTCGGACTATGAAGCGCACGACGTGCTGCTCTGCATCCAGACCGCGGCCTGCGTGAACGACGAGAAGCGCATGCGCTTCACCACCAGCGATCTCTACTACAAGTCGCCGGAGGAGATGGCCGCGCACTTCCCGGAGCTGCCCGAGGCTATCGCGAACACGGCGCTCATCGCCGAGCAGTGCGATGTGGAGCTGGACCTCAAGTCGCACCACTTCCCGGTCTACTCCCTGCCGGAGGGCAAGTCCCTGCACGAGGAGTTCGTGGACCTGTGCCGCCGGGGTCTGGAGGAGCGCATCGCCAAGGCGCCGTACGAGGTGGACCGCCAAGTCTACGACGAGCGGCTAGAAAAAGAGATCGGCGTTATCGCGGAGATGGGCTTCGAGGGCTACTTCCTCATCGTGCAGGACTTCATCAACTGGGCCAAGGGGCAGAACATTCCGGTGGGTCCGGGCCGCGGATCGGCGGCCGGCTCCCTGGTGGCGTGGGCGCTCAGGATCACCAACCTCGACCCTATCCCGTACAATCTGCTGTTCGAGCGCTTCCTGAACATCGAGCGCGTCTCCATGCCGGATATCGACGTGGACTTCTGCGAGCGTCGTCGCGGCGAGGTAATCAAATACGTGACCGAGAAGTACGGTGACGACAGCGTGGCGCAGATCACCACCTTCGGCACCATGAAGGCCAAGGCCGTGGTGCGCGACGTGGGCCGCGCCCTGGGCATGAGCTTCGGCGAGACCGACCGCATCGCCAAGCTCATTCCGGAAGATCTCAAGATGACCATCGACAAGGCTCTGGAGCAGGAGCCGGAGCTCAAGATCCTGGCCGAGGAAGATCCCACCATCGGCCAGCTCATCGACGTCTCCCGCCGGCTGGAAGGCCTCTCGCGCCACGCCTCCACCCATGCGGCCGGCGTGGTTATCGGCGACAAGCAGCTGGACCACTACCTGCCTCTGTACCGCGGGAAAAAGGACGAGGTCGTCACCCAGTTCGACATGAAGATGGTGGAGAAGGTCGGCCTGATCAAGTTCGACTTCCTGGGCCTGCGCACCATGACCGTGGTCCAGGACGCTCTGGAGCTCATCGGTCGCCAGGGCAAAGAAGTGCCGGACCTGGACACCATGATCCTGGACGACGAGGAGACCTACCAGCTTTACTCCCGCGGTGACACGGACGGCGTGTTCCAGGTGGAAAGCTCGGGCATGCGCAAATATCTACGTATGCTCAAACCTTCATGCTTCGACGACCTCATTGCCATGCTGGCCTTGTACCGGCCCGGCCCGCTCAACTCCGGCATGGTCGACGAGTTCATCAAGCGCAAGCACGGCGAGGTCCCTGTCACCTACCCCGTGCCCCAGCTTCAGGACACTCTCGAATCCACCTACGGCGTCATCGTCTACCAGGAACAGGTCATGAAGATCGCCCAGGTGGTGGCCAACTACACCCTGGGCGGCGCCGACCTGCTGCGCCGGGCCATGGGTAAGAAGAACGCCGCGGCCATGGCCGAGGAGCGTGTGAAGTTCGTGGCCGGCGCCGCCGAGAACAACATCGGCGAGAAGAAGGCCAACGAGATCTTCGACTTGATGGAAAAGTTCGCCGAGTACGGCTTCAACAAGTCGCACTCCGCGGCCTATGCGCTCATCAGCTACTACACCGCCTACCTCAAGACGTATTACAAGGCCGAGTTCATGGCCGCGCTGATGACCTCGGAGCTTTCCAACCAGGACAAGCTGCTCAAGTACATCAACGCCTGCCGCGACATGGGCATTCCGGTGGTGCCGCCGAACGTCAACGTGGGCCGCCGCGAGTTCAACGTCTCCGAGGGCGAGGTTGTCTACGGCCTGGGCGGCGTGAAGAACGTGGGCGACGAGGCCATCAACGAGATCGTCCGCGAGCGCGAGGAGAACGGGCCCTACATCAGTCTGCTCGACCTGGCCTGCCGCATCAACCTGCGCAAGGTCACCAAGCGCGTCTTCGAGCACCTCATCAAGGCCGGCGCGTGCGACTGTCTGGGCGCGACACGGCAGGGACTGCTCGCCTCCCTGGACCAGGTGGTGGCCCGGGCGCAGAAACGCGCCAAGGACAAGGAGTCCGGCCAGACGTCGCTCTTTGCCATGGTGCCGGAGTCCGAGGCGCCGGTCACGCCTGGCGTGGGCTTCGACTGCCCGGAGCAGGGGATGGAGGAGTGGGAGGACGAGCTGCGCTCCGGTTTCGAGAAAGACGCCCTCGGCTTCTACCTCACCGCCCACCCGCTGCTGCCCTACCGCCGTGAGCTGCCGCGCCTAGGGCTGGAGACGCTGGAAACCTGCGCGGACAAAGCGCCCAAGCAGCCGGTCCGCACCGCCATCCTGATTACCTCCAAGAAGGAGTACATCACCAAGAAGGGCGACAAGATGGCCTTCCTGGGCATCGAGGACCTCACCGGCCAGGGCGAGGCCGCGATCTTTCCGGAGTCGTACCGGACCTACAAGGAGTTCATCAACGCGGACAAGCCGCTGATCATCGAAGGCACTGTGAGCGACCGCTCCGGCCCGGAAGAAGAGGAAGGCCCCAAGCAGGCCAAGCTGCTGATCAACTCCTGCATGTTCCTGGCCGAGGCGGCCCAGGAGTGCACCGAGCCCGTGACCTTTGACCTGCGCGCCGAGCAGCTCACCGGCGAGGGCCTGGCCGCGTTCAAGGCGCTTGTCTCCCGCCACTCCGGCCCGGCCGAGGTCAACCTGCGCGTCCACTACCCGGACGCCTGCTGCCTGCTCAAGCTGGGCGCGAGCTACCGCGTGTCCCCATGCCCGGAGCTGGAAAAGGCCATCCAGCGGCTGGAGTGCCGCGCCCTGGATCCCTGCGAACTCAACGGGCGCGCCCAGGCGTCCGCATCACACTCTGCGGAGGCCAGCCATGCCTGA
- the queD gene encoding 6-carboxytetrahydropterin synthase QueD — translation MPEGRYRLSIRESFAASHCLRHYQGKCENLHGHNFEVEVAVEGTELDPKIEFLMDFKELRTRLKEAVAPFDHAHLNEVAPFDLQNPSSENLARHIYARLSPTLPDHVILVAVSVSEKPGQTATYYPG, via the coding sequence ATGCCTGAAGGCCGCTACCGCCTTTCCATCCGTGAATCCTTTGCCGCCTCGCACTGCCTGCGCCACTACCAGGGCAAGTGCGAAAACCTGCACGGCCACAACTTCGAGGTCGAAGTGGCCGTGGAAGGCACAGAGCTCGACCCCAAGATCGAGTTCCTCATGGACTTCAAGGAGCTGCGCACCCGGCTCAAAGAAGCCGTCGCGCCCTTTGACCACGCCCACCTCAACGAGGTCGCGCCCTTTGATCTGCAGAACCCCTCCTCGGAAAACCTCGCGCGCCATATCTATGCACGCCTCAGCCCCACCCTGCCGGATCACGTGATCCTCGTGGCCGTCAGCGTCTCGGAAAAACCCGGCCAGACAGCCACGTATTATCCGGGCTAG
- a CDS encoding IS481 family transposase, with product MTTKRKVARRKMSLLELATELGNVSKACKIMGYCRQQFYEIRRNYQTFGAEGLLDRLPGPRGPHPNRVDEAVEQAILDYCLDHPTYGPLRVAQQLVLQGVQVSSGGVRGVWSRHGLLTRHERLLRLEKSVRAQRLELSDEQIRVLERFSPEFRDRHIETRHTGDLVAVDTFFVGTLKGVGRVYLQSVIDCHSRYAWGRLYTTKLPVTAVHVLNEDVLPFFEEHGARISTILSDNGREFCGRPDKHPYELFLQLEGIEHRTTQVRRPQSNGFVERLHRTLLDEHFRIKGREKWYESVEEMQEDLDSYLNHYNRERTHQGRGMDGRVPYQAFLDGIVTGEAEAEVIEEAA from the coding sequence ATGACCACGAAACGCAAAGTAGCACGAAGGAAGATGAGTCTGCTAGAGCTGGCCACTGAATTGGGCAACGTCAGCAAAGCGTGCAAAATCATGGGCTATTGCAGGCAGCAGTTCTACGAGATCCGGCGCAACTACCAGACCTTCGGCGCCGAAGGTCTATTGGACCGCCTGCCCGGGCCGCGAGGCCCGCACCCCAACCGCGTCGACGAGGCTGTCGAGCAGGCAATCCTCGACTACTGCCTGGACCACCCCACGTACGGGCCGCTCCGCGTCGCCCAACAGCTTGTCCTGCAGGGCGTTCAGGTCAGCTCCGGCGGCGTCCGCGGCGTCTGGAGCCGGCACGGCTTGCTCACCCGACACGAGCGACTGCTACGGCTGGAGAAGAGCGTGCGGGCGCAGCGCCTCGAACTCTCGGACGAGCAAATCCGTGTCCTGGAGCGCTTCAGTCCCGAGTTTCGTGACCGGCACATCGAGACGCGCCACACCGGCGATCTCGTGGCCGTGGACACCTTCTTTGTGGGCACGCTCAAGGGGGTCGGACGCGTGTATTTGCAGTCGGTTATCGATTGTCATAGCCGCTACGCCTGGGGCCGGCTCTACACCACCAAGCTGCCAGTGACCGCGGTCCACGTGCTCAACGAGGACGTGCTGCCGTTCTTCGAGGAGCACGGCGCGCGCATTTCGACGATTCTCTCGGACAACGGTCGCGAGTTCTGCGGTCGCCCGGACAAGCATCCGTACGAATTGTTCTTGCAATTAGAAGGGATTGAGCATCGCACGACGCAGGTACGCAGGCCGCAGAGCAACGGCTTTGTGGAGCGGTTGCATCGGACATTGCTCGACGAGCATTTCCGCATCAAGGGCCGCGAGAAGTGGTACGAATCGGTGGAGGAAATGCAAGAGGATCTGGACAGTTACCTGAACCACTACAACCGGGAACGCACCCACCAGGGTCGCGGCATGGACGGCCGAGTGCCCTACCAAGCGTTCCTGGATGGCATCGTAACCGGCGAGGCAGAGGCAGAAGTAATCGAAGAAGCAGCGTAA
- the dtd gene encoding D-aminoacyl-tRNA deacylase has product MRIVAQRVKEARVDVAGETVGRIDTGILALVGFGAGDGPELPGSKAWRALLSRLLTLRIFPDDQGRFNLGLGDVEGGLLLVSQFTLYADCRKGRRPSFTGAAAPELAAALFERFVQDATAAYPGQVEQGVFAANMDVSLVNWGPVTITLDGADFA; this is encoded by the coding sequence ATGCGGATAGTGGCGCAACGAGTGAAGGAGGCCCGGGTGGATGTGGCCGGCGAGACGGTCGGCCGTATCGACACGGGCATTTTGGCCCTGGTGGGTTTCGGCGCCGGCGACGGTCCGGAGCTGCCAGGCTCCAAGGCGTGGCGCGCGCTGCTGTCCAGGCTGCTCACCCTGCGCATCTTTCCTGACGATCAAGGCAGGTTCAATCTCGGCCTGGGCGACGTGGAAGGCGGGCTGCTGCTCGTCTCCCAGTTCACCCTGTATGCGGACTGCCGCAAGGGCCGCCGGCCGTCCTTTACGGGAGCGGCTGCGCCGGAGCTGGCCGCGGCCCTGTTCGAGCGCTTCGTGCAGGATGCGACCGCGGCGTATCCCGGCCAGGTGGAGCAAGGCGTGTTTGCCGCGAACATGGACGTTTCCCTGGTCAACTGGGGACCGGTGACCATAACACTCGATGGTGCGGATTTCGCATGA
- a CDS encoding PP2C family protein-serine/threonine phosphatase, with protein sequence MTTNAMQQNVRILIVDDSRTMRQALETILAERYEVRTARDGRHALEVLDSFAPNILLLDIIMPRLDGFGVIEHIRRVRRDEQTFIIMLTAESAQDIKPKALNLGANDFLLKPFDQVELLARIGVAARQVRLTQELHHSMERISREIETVAALQTRLLPKESPYLEKVQLQSLYRPSGQASGDYFDYAVLNDDVLRVAIADVSGHGARAAFLMAIVRTLFKLSLEHDLSIEETMRTINSQLVDIIGDEADFVTAFAADLNLKKSTLSYINAGHCPGLLHTAGGTNVQLNSTHPLLGFFPIDFGCRTLPFSEEYSLFLFTDGFYEWERKPGVFFELDDFLELAEGLMPTKESFLENLIASLKAAGGKLPVFRDDLTALWVHRGEADG encoded by the coding sequence ATGACAACCAACGCCATGCAGCAAAACGTCCGGATTCTGATCGTCGATGATTCCAGGACGATGCGCCAAGCCCTGGAGACCATCCTTGCCGAGCGGTACGAGGTGCGCACCGCCCGGGACGGCCGTCACGCTCTGGAGGTTCTGGACTCCTTCGCTCCCAATATTCTGCTGCTGGACATCATCATGCCGCGGCTCGACGGCTTCGGCGTCATCGAGCATATCCGCCGTGTCCGTCGCGACGAACAGACCTTCATCATCATGCTCACGGCCGAGAGCGCCCAAGACATCAAGCCCAAGGCGCTCAACCTGGGGGCAAACGACTTTCTGCTCAAGCCATTCGACCAGGTGGAGCTGCTGGCGCGCATCGGCGTGGCCGCCAGACAGGTGCGCCTTACGCAAGAGCTGCACCACTCCATGGAGCGCATCAGCCGCGAGATAGAGACGGTGGCCGCCTTGCAGACGCGGCTGTTGCCCAAGGAGAGCCCCTATCTGGAGAAGGTGCAGCTACAGAGCCTCTACCGCCCTTCCGGCCAGGCCAGCGGCGACTACTTCGACTACGCCGTGCTGAACGACGACGTGCTGCGGGTGGCCATTGCGGACGTCTCCGGCCATGGCGCCCGCGCCGCGTTCCTCATGGCCATCGTGCGCACTCTCTTCAAGCTCTCGCTGGAACACGACCTGAGCATTGAAGAGACCATGCGCACCATCAACAGTCAGCTTGTGGACATCATCGGCGACGAGGCCGACTTCGTGACAGCCTTCGCCGCCGACCTGAATCTGAAAAAAAGCACGCTTTCCTACATCAACGCCGGCCACTGCCCGGGGCTGCTGCACACGGCCGGCGGGACCAATGTCCAGTTGAACTCCACCCACCCGCTGCTGGGCTTCTTCCCCATAGATTTCGGATGCCGGACCCTGCCTTTCTCGGAGGAGTACTCTCTTTTTCTCTTCACCGACGGCTTTTACGAGTGGGAGCGCAAGCCCGGCGTATTCTTCGAGCTCGACGACTTCCTGGAGCTCGCGGAGGGGCTCATGCCCACAAAAGAATCATTCCTGGAGAACCTCATCGCCAGCCTCAAGGCAGCCGGCGGCAAGCTGCCGGTATTCCGTGACGATCTCACGGCGCTTTGGGTGCATCGTGGAGAAGCCGATGGCTGA